From a region of the Mycolicibacterium sp. MU0050 genome:
- a CDS encoding ABC transporter permease, with amino-acid sequence MNSRMSRWRLLLTNPITALSAGVLLVVAVIVVAAGALAPYGVNDINVPDALQGPSPQHWFGTDELGRDVLSRVLVAVQASMRIAVISVSFAAVVGVAVGLLAGYRGGWLDSVLMRIVDVMFAFPVLLLALAVVAILGPGVTTTTLAIGIVFTPIFARVARASTLAVRTEPYVAASRTMGTGDLFILSHHVLPNISGPLIVQTSLSLAFATLSEAALSFLGLGIQPPQPSLGRMIYDSQGFVTMAWWMAVFPGAAIFVIVLAFNLLGDGLRDVLDPKQRTLIEARRAGRAR; translated from the coding sequence ATGAATTCCCGGATGTCGCGGTGGCGCCTGCTGCTGACCAACCCGATCACCGCGCTCAGCGCCGGCGTACTTCTGGTCGTCGCCGTGATCGTGGTGGCCGCCGGCGCGCTGGCACCCTACGGCGTCAACGACATCAATGTGCCCGACGCGCTGCAGGGTCCCAGCCCGCAGCACTGGTTCGGCACCGACGAACTGGGCCGCGACGTGTTGTCCCGGGTGCTGGTGGCCGTCCAGGCGTCGATGCGCATCGCGGTCATCAGCGTCTCCTTCGCCGCCGTCGTCGGGGTGGCGGTCGGTCTGCTGGCCGGCTACCGCGGCGGCTGGCTGGACTCGGTGCTGATGCGCATCGTCGACGTGATGTTCGCGTTCCCGGTGCTGTTGCTGGCGCTGGCCGTGGTCGCGATCCTGGGGCCCGGCGTCACCACGACCACGCTGGCCATCGGCATCGTGTTCACCCCGATCTTCGCGCGCGTCGCCCGGGCCAGCACCCTGGCTGTGCGCACCGAACCGTATGTCGCCGCCTCCCGGACGATGGGCACCGGCGACCTGTTCATCCTGAGCCACCATGTGTTGCCGAACATCTCGGGTCCGTTGATCGTGCAGACCTCGCTGTCGCTGGCGTTCGCGACGCTGTCGGAGGCGGCGTTGTCGTTCCTGGGGCTCGGCATCCAGCCGCCGCAGCCGTCGCTGGGCCGGATGATCTACGACTCACAGGGTTTCGTGACCATGGCGTGGTGGATGGCGGTCTTCCCCGGCGCGGCGATCTTCGTCATCGTGCTGGCGTTCAATCTGCTCGGCGACGGCCTGCGTGACGTGCTGGACCCCAAGCAGCGCACCCTGATCGAGGCCCGGCGGGCGGGGCGGGCCCGATGA
- a CDS encoding ABC transporter permease gives MTPLMGFLARRVLHSLVVLLGVLILVFALVHLVPGDPVRIALGTRYTPEAYEALRAASGLDRPLFEQFFGYLGSAVRGDLGVSFRNGDPVTVTLLERLPATVSLGLVGILIALLIALPLGVFSALREGRLSDGIIRVTSQFGVSVPDFWMGILLIGLFSTTLGWLPTSGYRPLFEDPAGWLRHIVLPGLTVGLVAGAIMTRYVRSAVLEVAAMGYVRTARSKGLPPRVVTTRHIMRNALVPVLTITGIQLATILGGVIVVEVVFAWPGLGRLVFNAVSARDYPLIQGAVLLIAVLFLLINLLVDVLYAVVDPRIRLS, from the coding sequence ATGACACCGCTGATGGGGTTTTTGGCGCGGCGGGTCCTGCACTCGCTGGTCGTGCTGCTCGGCGTGCTGATCCTGGTCTTCGCGCTGGTACACCTGGTGCCCGGCGATCCGGTCCGCATCGCGCTGGGCACCCGCTACACACCGGAGGCCTACGAGGCGCTGCGGGCGGCCAGCGGCCTGGACCGTCCGTTGTTCGAGCAGTTCTTCGGCTACCTCGGTTCGGCGGTCCGCGGCGACCTCGGCGTCAGTTTCCGCAACGGCGATCCGGTGACGGTGACGCTGCTCGAGCGGCTCCCGGCCACGGTGTCGCTGGGCCTGGTCGGCATCCTGATCGCGCTGCTCATCGCGCTGCCCCTGGGCGTGTTCTCCGCGCTGCGCGAGGGGCGGCTCAGCGACGGGATCATCAGGGTGACAAGCCAATTCGGGGTGTCCGTGCCGGACTTCTGGATGGGCATCCTGCTGATCGGGTTGTTCTCGACGACGCTGGGGTGGTTGCCCACGTCCGGTTACCGGCCGCTGTTCGAGGACCCGGCCGGCTGGCTGCGACACATCGTGCTGCCCGGGCTGACGGTGGGACTGGTCGCCGGCGCCATCATGACCCGGTACGTGCGCTCGGCGGTGCTGGAGGTCGCCGCGATGGGTTATGTGCGCACGGCGCGCTCGAAGGGACTGCCGCCCAGGGTCGTCACGACGCGGCACATCATGCGCAACGCGCTGGTGCCGGTGCTCACCATCACCGGCATCCAGCTCGCCACCATCCTGGGCGGGGTGATCGTCGTCGAGGTGGTGTTCGCCTGGCCGGGTCTGGGCCGGCTGGTGTTCAATGCCGTCTCCGCACGCGACTACCCGCTGATCCAGGGCGCGGTGCTGCTGATCGCGGTGCTGTTCCTGCTCATCAACCTGCTGGTCGACGTGCTGTACGCCGTGGTGGACCCGAGGATCCGGCTGTCATGA
- a CDS encoding ABC transporter substrate-binding protein codes for MGRRAVALCAALVLLLTSCATGDRVDLGAGASTNLIAGIAGEPDQLDPHRTTAYFAFEVLENVFDTLVEPDADLQMRPALAQSWETAPDQLSWTFHLRPGVTFHDGTPLRAEDVVYSYRRIIDEKLANVDKFAAVTEVLAPDPATVVVNLSRPTPNLLTNLGGFKGMAIVQRENVESGAIATHPVGTGPFAFAGARSGDSITLTANPGYWGGAPQLSGVTYRFISEPSTALSALQAGEIDWTDSVPTQRVAQLRDDSSIRLEVTPSNDYWYLALNQAREPWADVRVRRAIAYGIDRESIVTATSYGTATANQLAIPAGNPWHTPYDRYRFDLEESRKLLQDSGVEPGELDMLVTNEYPETITAAQIIADNLAPLGFTVRIRTVDFATWLDEQNNGNFDMLMMGWLGNIDPDDFYYAQHHTDGTSNAQKFSDPEVDRLLDAGRVETDPALRRQLYARAATRIADEVSYIYLYNPSVIQAWNPDLSGYDARRDGAVRFRGARFGAA; via the coding sequence ATGGGGCGACGAGCGGTCGCGCTCTGCGCTGCTCTGGTCCTGCTGCTGACCTCGTGTGCCACCGGTGACCGCGTCGACCTCGGCGCCGGCGCGTCCACCAATCTCATCGCCGGAATCGCCGGGGAGCCCGACCAACTCGACCCGCACCGGACCACCGCCTACTTCGCCTTCGAGGTGCTCGAGAACGTGTTCGACACCCTGGTCGAACCCGACGCCGACCTGCAGATGCGGCCCGCGCTCGCGCAGTCGTGGGAGACCGCGCCGGACCAACTGAGTTGGACGTTCCACCTGCGTCCGGGCGTGACGTTCCACGACGGCACCCCGCTGCGCGCCGAGGACGTCGTGTACTCCTACCGCCGGATCATCGACGAAAAGCTGGCCAATGTCGACAAGTTCGCCGCCGTCACCGAGGTGCTGGCCCCCGACCCCGCCACCGTCGTCGTCAACCTCAGCCGGCCGACCCCGAACCTGCTGACCAACCTCGGCGGCTTCAAGGGCATGGCGATCGTGCAGCGCGAAAACGTCGAGTCGGGCGCGATCGCCACCCATCCCGTCGGCACCGGCCCGTTCGCGTTCGCCGGCGCCAGGAGCGGCGATTCGATCACCCTGACCGCCAACCCCGGCTACTGGGGCGGGGCCCCACAGCTCTCCGGGGTCACCTACCGGTTCATCTCCGAGCCCTCCACCGCACTGTCGGCGCTGCAGGCCGGCGAAATCGATTGGACCGACTCGGTTCCCACCCAGCGGGTGGCCCAACTGCGCGACGACAGCTCGATCCGGCTGGAGGTCACGCCCAGCAACGACTACTGGTATCTGGCGCTGAACCAGGCCCGCGAACCGTGGGCCGATGTGCGGGTGCGGCGGGCCATCGCTTACGGCATCGACCGCGAGTCGATCGTCACCGCCACCAGCTACGGCACCGCCACGGCCAACCAGTTGGCCATCCCGGCGGGCAATCCCTGGCACACCCCCTACGACCGGTATCGGTTCGACCTCGAGGAATCCCGAAAACTCCTGCAGGACAGCGGTGTCGAGCCGGGCGAGCTGGACATGCTGGTCACCAACGAGTACCCGGAAACCATCACCGCGGCGCAGATCATCGCCGACAACCTCGCCCCATTGGGCTTCACCGTCCGCATTCGCACCGTCGACTTCGCCACCTGGCTCGACGAGCAGAACAACGGCAACTTCGACATGCTGATGATGGGCTGGCTGGGCAACATCGATCCCGACGACTTCTACTACGCCCAGCACCACACCGACGGCACCAGCAACGCCCAGAAATTCTCCGATCCCGAGGTGGACCGCCTGCTGGACGCGGGACGGGTGGAGACCGACCCGGCGCTGCGCCGGCAGCTCTACGCGCGGGCGGCCACCCGGATCGCCGACGAGGTCAGCTACATCTACCTGTACAACCCGTCGGTCATCCAGGCCTGGAACCCCGACCTGAGCGGCTATGACGCCCGCCGCGACGGCGCGGTCCGGTTCCGCGGCGCGCGGTTCGGGGCCGCATGA
- a CDS encoding PE-PPE domain-containing protein — MGRHRAQRDRRWSAGATASVVAAAGVTATVVGLTPTLAASPDLLAQTYYLRGTNIGDEPTDAEFTAFMDRVFAGTGTAALDDDPRKIDYNAGFWPVSRGGFDDLKWDASVAQGAALLGQEHIGAGDVVFAFSQGAVAASKYKGEHPDTGATFVLVENPNRPNGGVLARFAGLKIPVLDVTFSGATPDNGDLTLDIARQYSGWSDFPTYPLNLLATANAVAGIVYLHGPTQRVEDLAAQLEAIEAVEGAYYQQRGDTTYYLIPTDRLPLLRPFDGIVPEPILAAVNEPLRVLVETGYDRTDYSAPTRAKLIPKINPVELAEDLAEATGRGISKARAPEGDSAPTADADDEAPQPLAAAAEQPPAQDPAQDLERSDRSAALRLKDRREARRAALAGADRDSSTTRKAGSHLKKALRALAPKPQRKLERDTDSRTTDDGPATTSDDKSETSSERAAG, encoded by the coding sequence GTGGGTCGACATCGCGCCCAGCGCGACCGTCGGTGGTCGGCGGGAGCAACCGCGTCGGTGGTCGCCGCGGCGGGCGTCACCGCAACCGTGGTCGGGCTGACGCCCACTCTGGCGGCCAGCCCGGACTTGCTGGCCCAGACGTACTACCTGCGCGGGACCAACATCGGCGACGAGCCCACCGACGCCGAGTTCACCGCCTTCATGGACCGGGTGTTCGCCGGGACCGGGACCGCGGCGCTTGACGACGACCCCCGCAAGATCGACTACAACGCCGGGTTCTGGCCGGTGTCGCGCGGCGGCTTCGACGACCTCAAGTGGGACGCGTCGGTGGCGCAGGGTGCCGCCCTGCTGGGCCAGGAGCACATCGGGGCCGGAGACGTGGTTTTCGCGTTCTCCCAGGGCGCGGTGGCCGCCTCGAAATACAAGGGTGAGCATCCCGACACCGGCGCGACGTTCGTGCTGGTCGAGAACCCGAACCGTCCCAACGGCGGCGTCCTGGCCCGCTTCGCCGGCCTCAAGATCCCGGTCCTCGACGTCACCTTCAGCGGGGCCACCCCCGACAACGGTGACCTCACCCTCGACATCGCCCGCCAATACAGCGGGTGGTCGGACTTCCCCACCTATCCGCTGAACCTGTTGGCCACGGCGAATGCGGTGGCCGGCATCGTCTATCTGCACGGTCCGACGCAGCGGGTCGAGGATCTCGCCGCGCAACTCGAGGCGATCGAGGCGGTCGAGGGCGCCTACTACCAGCAGCGCGGCGACACCACCTACTACCTCATTCCCACCGACCGGCTCCCGCTGCTGCGCCCGTTCGACGGCATCGTGCCCGAGCCCATCCTGGCCGCGGTCAACGAGCCGCTGCGGGTGCTGGTGGAAACCGGCTACGACAGAACCGATTACAGCGCGCCGACCCGCGCCAAGCTGATCCCGAAGATCAACCCGGTCGAGCTCGCCGAGGACCTCGCCGAGGCCACCGGTCGTGGGATTTCGAAAGCCCGTGCTCCGGAAGGGGACTCGGCGCCGACCGCCGATGCCGATGACGAGGCGCCGCAGCCGCTGGCCGCGGCTGCCGAGCAGCCCCCCGCCCAGGACCCCGCCCAGGACCTTGAGCGGTCCGACCGTTCCGCGGCGTTGCGCCTGAAGGACCGCCGCGAGGCGCGGCGGGCGGCGTTGGCCGGGGCCGACCGCGACTCCTCGACCACCCGCAAAGCGGGTTCCCATCTGAAGAAGGCGTTGCGCGCGCTGGCACCCAAGCCGCAGCGGAAGCTCGAGCGCGACACGGACTCCCGCACCACCGACGATGGCCCGGCGACGACGTCGGACGACAAGTCCGAGACGTCCAGCGAGCGCGCGGCGGGTTGA
- a CDS encoding VanW family protein, translating into MRARKLAIGALRGPGARWRQRRRLYLTVGVPLLLVGTLYVADLVITSGKLPRGVTAAGVPLGGLTADAAEERLREVVGPRADRPVPVTLGTEQAEVDPASIDLTLLARPTVEQAGGQPLNPITRFTSVFVTRPIDVLASVDEPALTATLEGLGARVASDPVDGSVEFVDGEPVGTDPQPGRRLDVTAAAEVFLRDWADGEPVDLPTVETPPSTTADDVETALREIATPAVSGPITVDGDKDTRAVISEQVIAAALTFRVEDGELSPELDQNLIIDALRPQLADSETERRDADIDFSVTPPVKVREQPGRRVDYDSTLSDLLTVLTSTEDREITAEYVDEEPTFTFDDINELGPVEVIGEFQTTGFSADSGRNIRRAAEQIDGIVVGPGETFSLNEATNPRDAASGYVEAGTIKNGRPSRGVGGGVSQLATTLFNAGYFAGMEDVEHHEHSYYISRYPAGREATVFGDVLDVKFRNEGPTSVQIQTVWTSSSITVRVVGIKRYEVSSSQSSRSRPTSPNTVRIPAGEACTPSSGGPGFTITDTRTLREITTGRTRTESHTVVYDPIPRVVCGG; encoded by the coding sequence ATGCGGGCCAGGAAGCTGGCGATAGGCGCCCTGCGGGGGCCCGGCGCCAGATGGCGTCAGCGGCGCCGGCTCTATCTGACCGTGGGTGTCCCCCTCCTCCTGGTGGGCACGTTATACGTCGCGGATCTGGTGATCACCTCCGGCAAGCTGCCCCGCGGGGTCACCGCCGCCGGGGTGCCGCTCGGTGGGCTGACCGCCGACGCCGCCGAGGAGCGCCTCCGGGAGGTCGTCGGTCCGCGCGCCGACCGGCCGGTCCCGGTCACGCTGGGCACCGAACAGGCCGAGGTGGATCCGGCCTCGATCGACCTGACGCTGCTCGCACGCCCGACCGTCGAGCAGGCCGGCGGGCAACCGCTGAACCCGATCACCCGCTTCACGTCGGTCTTCGTGACGCGCCCGATCGACGTGCTCGCGTCGGTGGACGAGCCGGCGCTGACGGCGACGCTGGAGGGACTCGGCGCCCGGGTCGCCTCGGACCCGGTCGACGGCTCCGTCGAGTTCGTCGACGGCGAGCCGGTTGGCACGGACCCGCAGCCCGGCCGGCGGCTCGACGTCACCGCCGCCGCCGAGGTGTTCCTGCGGGACTGGGCCGACGGTGAGCCGGTAGACCTGCCGACGGTCGAGACACCGCCGAGCACCACCGCCGACGACGTCGAGACCGCCCTGCGTGAGATCGCCACCCCCGCGGTGTCCGGACCGATCACCGTCGACGGCGACAAGGACACCCGCGCAGTCATCTCCGAGCAGGTCATCGCCGCCGCGCTGACCTTCCGCGTCGAGGACGGGGAACTGTCCCCGGAGCTCGACCAGAACCTGATCATCGACGCGCTGCGCCCGCAACTGGCCGACTCGGAGACCGAGCGGCGCGACGCCGACATCGACTTCTCGGTCACCCCGCCGGTGAAGGTGCGTGAACAACCCGGCCGCCGCGTCGATTACGACAGCACCCTCTCCGATCTGCTCACGGTGCTCACCAGCACCGAAGACCGGGAGATCACCGCGGAGTACGTCGACGAGGAGCCGACGTTCACCTTCGACGACATCAACGAACTCGGCCCCGTCGAGGTCATCGGTGAGTTCCAGACCACCGGCTTCTCCGCGGACTCCGGCAGGAACATCCGGCGCGCCGCCGAGCAGATCGACGGCATCGTCGTCGGGCCGGGAGAAACGTTCAGCCTCAACGAGGCAACCAATCCGCGCGACGCCGCGTCCGGTTACGTAGAGGCGGGCACCATCAAGAACGGCCGACCCTCCCGCGGTGTCGGCGGCGGCGTCTCCCAGCTGGCCACCACCCTGTTCAACGCCGGGTACTTCGCGGGCATGGAGGACGTCGAGCACCACGAGCACAGCTACTACATCAGCCGCTACCCCGCCGGCCGGGAGGCCACGGTGTTCGGCGACGTGCTGGACGTCAAGTTCCGCAACGAGGGTCCGACGTCGGTGCAGATCCAGACGGTGTGGACGTCGAGTTCCATCACCGTGCGGGTGGTCGGCATCAAGCGCTACGAGGTGAGCTCCTCGCAAAGTTCGCGCAGCCGTCCCACGAGCCCGAACACCGTCCGGATCCCCGCCGGGGAGGCCTGCACCCCCAGCAGCGGCGGCCCGGGATTCACCATCACCGACACCCGCACCCTGCGCGAGATCACCACCGGACGGACCCGCACCGAATCCCACACCGTGGTCTACGACCCGATCCCCCGGGTGGTGTGCGGCGGCTGA
- a CDS encoding Hsp70 family protein, translating to MTDETRLAVGLSVGTTTLTAVTSDNAVRRPPVLTVGEATITDFVDRVGDPVGILAADGSSHRAERVLAEALRQTAYAATRGRPLPALTAVAVPAYWRPSAVQALSGALARIPEWTRRPPTVLSEVTAATTALQHDPGLPTRGVVALCDVGGGGTTITLLDAGRGHAAIGAPVRHPDFSGDLVDQALLTHVIDELAGAGSVDLASTSAIGSLWRLRAQCRGAKERLSGAAVTSMPAELPEFRGDVRITRNELDAVLRAPLADLLAALDEALSRNGVHPADLAAVASVGGGAAMAAVTTALSDHLRVPVITSARPALTAATGAALRALRGPDDDTATKVAAVLPAPAAAAPSAEPTVQGALAWSQAEDGPVLPDDDPYEESPDTGLSSARPAVAFETADVAAEPALRWYRRPAATMVAASVVLIGAVSAVGVVLVNDSGAVQVSDPTPSISTAPQPVPVVAQPPAEEPPAPQPVVQQPARGPAPAPVTRTRVVQQQAPAPAAPEPPAPVTSTVTETVTPPPPSSQEPAPQEPPPPAQQPEPEPPAQQPAPQPDPPAPEPEPEPAPEAPAPTHPRWIPTVPPIPTIPGLPPLIPQPPPAG from the coding sequence ATGACGGACGAAACGCGGCTCGCGGTCGGATTATCGGTCGGCACCACGACCCTGACCGCCGTGACGTCGGACAACGCGGTGCGCAGGCCGCCGGTGTTGACCGTCGGCGAGGCGACGATCACCGATTTCGTCGACCGGGTGGGGGACCCGGTGGGCATCCTGGCCGCCGACGGCTCCAGCCACCGCGCCGAACGGGTGCTCGCCGAGGCGCTGCGCCAGACCGCCTATGCCGCCACCCGCGGTCGCCCGCTGCCGGCACTGACCGCGGTGGCCGTGCCCGCGTACTGGCGTCCGTCGGCCGTGCAGGCCCTCTCCGGCGCACTGGCCCGGATCCCGGAGTGGACGCGCCGCCCCCCGACGGTGCTCTCCGAGGTCACCGCCGCCACCACCGCGCTGCAGCACGACCCCGGCCTGCCGACCCGCGGCGTGGTCGCGCTCTGCGACGTCGGGGGCGGCGGAACCACCATCACGCTCCTCGACGCCGGCCGTGGCCACGCCGCGATCGGCGCGCCGGTGCGGCACCCGGACTTCTCCGGCGACCTGGTGGACCAGGCCCTGCTCACCCACGTGATCGACGAGCTGGCCGGCGCCGGATCGGTGGACCTGGCCAGCACGTCGGCCATCGGCTCGCTGTGGCGGCTGCGCGCGCAGTGCCGGGGAGCGAAGGAACGGCTGTCGGGCGCCGCGGTCACCTCGATGCCGGCGGAACTGCCGGAGTTTCGCGGCGACGTCCGCATCACCCGCAACGAACTCGACGCCGTGCTGCGCGCGCCGCTGGCCGACCTGCTGGCCGCCCTGGACGAGGCGTTGTCCCGCAACGGTGTTCACCCGGCGGACCTGGCGGCGGTGGCCTCGGTGGGCGGCGGCGCCGCGATGGCCGCGGTCACCACGGCGCTCTCGGATCACCTGCGGGTACCGGTGATCACCTCGGCGCGCCCGGCGTTGACAGCCGCCACCGGTGCGGCGCTGCGCGCCTTGCGCGGACCCGACGACGACACCGCCACCAAGGTGGCCGCGGTATTGCCGGCACCCGCCGCAGCGGCGCCGTCGGCCGAACCCACCGTGCAGGGCGCCCTGGCGTGGTCGCAGGCCGAGGACGGGCCGGTTCTCCCCGACGACGACCCGTACGAGGAGTCGCCGGACACCGGGCTGTCCAGCGCCCGCCCCGCGGTGGCGTTCGAGACCGCGGATGTCGCCGCAGAACCGGCCCTGCGCTGGTATCGCCGACCGGCGGCGACGATGGTCGCCGCGAGCGTGGTGCTGATCGGCGCGGTCAGCGCCGTCGGCGTGGTGCTGGTCAACGACAGTGGCGCCGTGCAGGTTTCGGATCCGACCCCCAGCATCAGCACCGCACCGCAGCCCGTCCCGGTGGTGGCCCAGCCTCCGGCCGAGGAACCGCCCGCGCCGCAACCGGTCGTGCAGCAACCCGCCCGCGGGCCCGCGCCCGCGCCGGTGACCCGCACGCGGGTGGTGCAACAGCAGGCGCCCGCGCCGGCGGCACCCGAGCCGCCCGCCCCGGTCACGTCGACCGTCACCGAGACCGTGACGCCGCCGCCCCCGTCGTCGCAGGAACCGGCGCCCCAGGAACCGCCGCCGCCCGCTCAGCAACCGGAGCCGGAGCCGCCCGCCCAGCAACCCGCGCCGCAACCGGACCCGCCGGCGCCGGAACCCGAACCGGAGCCCGCCCCCGAGGCGCCCGCCCCGACGCACCCGCGGTGGATCCCCACGGTTCCCCCGATCCCGACCATCCCGGGGCTGCCGCCGCTGATTCCGCAGCCGCCGCCCGCGGGGTAG
- a CDS encoding SAM-dependent methyltransferase: protein MRESSIVVRPESPDSPTYTAAARLQAAGLQSAIDLFVDAAKAVPIPRPPHPILIADYGASTGHNALLPVAAAIRTLRERTRAEHAILVAHTDIPQNDFTALFQTLSADPDSYLLKDPAVFCSAVGRSFYQQVLPSQSVSLGWSSWAIHWLSKTPQTIPDHILPALSDDDRARAACERQAAHDWHEFIAFRGRELVGDGRLVVLTMGVDESGKPGLLPMVDHVYTGLTQAVRSGLISAEELRAMSIPITGRGAKDFAAPFAPKDRFEGLSIEHVEIFDAEDRYFHQFTVDKDAKALGAKWASFLRAAVFGCLTAALTGGPDDPRATELCDRLERSIAEQVAASPERMRIPLAKVVLRKHPRVRD, encoded by the coding sequence GTGCGCGAGTCGAGCATCGTCGTCCGGCCGGAGTCGCCGGACAGCCCCACCTACACCGCCGCGGCCCGTCTGCAGGCGGCCGGATTGCAGTCCGCGATAGATCTTTTCGTCGACGCGGCCAAGGCGGTACCGATACCGAGGCCACCGCACCCGATCCTGATCGCCGACTACGGGGCCTCGACCGGACACAACGCGCTGCTGCCGGTGGCCGCGGCCATCCGCACGCTGCGCGAGCGCACCCGCGCCGAGCACGCCATCCTGGTGGCGCACACCGACATTCCGCAGAACGACTTCACCGCCTTGTTCCAGACCCTGTCCGCGGATCCGGACAGCTATCTGCTCAAGGACCCCGCGGTGTTCTGCTCGGCGGTGGGCCGTTCCTTCTACCAGCAGGTGTTGCCGTCGCAGAGCGTGTCGCTGGGCTGGTCGTCGTGGGCCATCCACTGGCTGTCGAAAACCCCGCAGACGATTCCGGATCACATCCTGCCCGCCCTGAGCGACGACGACCGGGCGCGCGCCGCGTGCGAGCGGCAGGCCGCGCACGACTGGCACGAGTTCATCGCCTTCCGCGGCCGCGAACTGGTGGGCGACGGCCGGTTGGTGGTGCTCACCATGGGCGTCGACGAATCCGGGAAACCGGGGCTGCTGCCCATGGTCGACCACGTCTACACCGGGCTGACGCAGGCCGTGCGCAGCGGGCTGATCAGCGCCGAGGAACTGCGGGCGATGTCGATTCCGATCACCGGGCGCGGCGCGAAGGACTTCGCCGCGCCGTTCGCGCCGAAGGACCGTTTCGAGGGACTGTCCATCGAGCACGTCGAGATCTTCGACGCCGAGGACCGCTACTTCCACCAATTCACCGTGGACAAGGACGCGAAAGCCCTTGGCGCCAAGTGGGCTTCGTTCCTGCGCGCGGCGGTGTTCGGCTGCCTGACCGCCGCGCTGACCGGCGGGCCTGACGATCCGCGCGCCACCGAGCTGTGCGACCGGCTCGAACGCAGCATCGCCGAGCAGGTGGCGGCCTCCCCCGAACGGATGCGTATCCCGCTGGCCAAGGTGGTGCTGCGCAAGCACCCCCGGGTCCGGGACTGA
- a CDS encoding LPXTG cell wall anchor domain-containing protein → MSPEDTAAPPSGRARRFALRHWFALILVVLAAIFIAQNRERVDLHILWITFAAPIWFFFAGLLVVGILIGLLLRRRRRS, encoded by the coding sequence ATGTCGCCCGAGGACACCGCCGCCCCGCCGTCGGGGCGTGCGCGCAGGTTCGCCCTGCGGCATTGGTTTGCGCTGATCCTGGTGGTGCTGGCCGCGATCTTCATCGCCCAGAACCGCGAGCGCGTCGACCTGCACATCCTGTGGATCACGTTTGCGGCACCGATCTGGTTCTTCTTCGCGGGCCTGCTGGTGGTGGGGATCCTGATCGGACTGTTGCTGCGGCGTCGCCGACGGAGTTGA
- a CDS encoding MBL fold metallo-hydrolase, whose translation MNNAITRVVTSGTFSLDGGTWDVDNNIWVVGDDKDVVVFDAAHTAEPIVEAVGGRNVVAVVCTHGHNDHITVAPQLSETLDAPILMHPADDMLWRMTHPDSDFRTVDDNQVLRAGGIELHAIHTPGHSPGSVCWYAPDLGAVFSGDTLFQGGPGATGRSFSDFPTILDSIKEKLGKLPHDTVVYTGHGDTTRYGDEIVNYDEWVARGH comes from the coding sequence ATGAACAACGCCATCACCCGCGTCGTCACCAGCGGAACGTTCAGCCTCGACGGCGGCACCTGGGACGTCGACAACAACATCTGGGTCGTCGGCGACGACAAGGATGTCGTCGTGTTCGACGCCGCCCACACCGCCGAGCCCATCGTCGAGGCGGTCGGCGGCCGCAACGTGGTCGCCGTGGTCTGCACCCACGGCCACAACGACCACATCACCGTCGCACCGCAGCTGTCCGAGACGCTCGACGCGCCGATCCTGATGCACCCGGCCGACGACATGCTGTGGCGGATGACGCACCCGGACAGCGATTTCCGCACCGTCGACGACAACCAGGTGCTCCGCGCGGGCGGCATCGAATTGCACGCCATCCACACCCCGGGACATTCACCGGGCTCGGTGTGCTGGTATGCCCCGGACCTCGGCGCGGTGTTCTCCGGCGACACCCTGTTCCAGGGCGGACCGGGCGCCACGGGACGGTCGTTCTCGGACTTCCCCACCATCCTCGACTCCATCAAGGAGAAGCTGGGCAAGCTGCCGCACGACACCGTGGTCTACACCGGGCACGGGGACACCACCCGCTACGGCGACGAGATCGTCAACTACGACGAGTGGGTGGCCCGCGGCCACTAG